The following DNA comes from Erigeron canadensis isolate Cc75 chromosome 3, C_canadensis_v1, whole genome shotgun sequence.
ttGGTGGAATGGCTACGGCAAACAGTTCCAGCAATATGTCTCAGCAAATAATGGCAGTGACGAACCtgcgattattgtactacaacttgcaaagtataacacttataaccgtatatattcaaaattataagattttatgaattaaatgtatgaatatccaatattgataatatcgtaaactccGTATCCAGTGTTGGATACGGATCTAAAATTTAGTTAGGTTCCATATGGTTAAACCCTATATAAGGTTATCTTTTATAATTGTATATCTATTAACCTTTGttaatatctttcttttttttttaattttttttacatttctaGTATAAAAAAGGTGTGAGAAAAAAGGTGTTACTTACCACTCACAATTATAACACCTAATATGAACTTCTtcttaacattaaattaaacttTCCAatgttttcaatttcaaaatttaataatcaaattaattttaataactaGAGTGTAGTGCAACAATGGTTTGTCCATTTTACCATAGTAGTCCTTTTTCAAGTTTAGACTTTTCTCAATAATgaattcttttattatttttgtattatcataTCGGCATTGCACCGTTTCTTTCTACAATACCCTAAGAATACCCATTATCAACAATACattttctttaaatattttattatcatttaagaaaaataaactttaattttattgGTTGCAACACCCCATGTGGCCCCACTTGAACCCATCCTCCTAGATTTATTCTCGTCTTAACCAAATACATCCAATGATGACACCTCCACAACACAATAGTGCTAAGGGTGTTGTGGGATAACGTATCAATAAAGACCCTAATGACGTATTGTTGGTAGAGGTCTTACTAGTATCCATGGTCTCTAAAACACATGGCTTTGTTGCAACCGTTGTTGATTACAAATATGGTCTTTTTACATgaaaagtctatatatatacatatacatataaataagagttaattacaagaTTAGTCTATGTGGTTTGTACATTTTAGCAATGAGATCCCCTTTCAAGTTCACTAGCATTAAAAGTCTCTAAATCAATAATATTTTGCATCCTTGGTTCAAAGTTAATGTATTCGTTAGTGGTCGTTAATTTTTTGTGTTCTTGATCTCTGAACGTGAGGGCACGTGGGCACTTGATGACCATCACTAataatttgttaattttgaaCTAAGTATGCGAAAATTTCTTGATTTAGGAATCCCGATTACTTGTGACCCGAAAAAAAACTCATTCTAAAActacaaaccacatggaccaatCTTCCAATTAACTCAACTATTGAGAGTTGATTGCAAAAACATAGAGTTGATTGAGAAAATGGCCCTTTTTCATATTAAAGGTCAACTTTGCCCCACACATAAAAGACATGTAAcatatttaaatgattatattAAACTGGATTAAGTGAAAAAGGATCATGGTTGCAACAAAACCAAGTTTTTAGGGACTAAGAATGCTAGTAAACTTTTACAAACCATGACTACAAGATGAGATGCACATGTGACATGTGAAATAACATACAATTAAGTAGTTAAAATAGTATAGCTTTTACAATCCAAAGTTTTAATTGCATAAAATTATTACAAGTTTACAATATTTAACAACACAATTGATTATGCATGTAAGATCAAGAATTCAAGATTGatacatatacattttaaattttcataccaatattaattttagattttcttttatacaaagGTAACTATATACGAGTAAATCTTATGATTTttacacatatttatataatattcacCATAAGACTTTAAACCTACAATTGATGGGTTGTGACTTGGGAACATACATCATATATCAATCTTAGTGATAGTTTATGTGATATAATAATTATCGTAATTTATGGTTGTGAATGTCTAAAACTCATATTCTACTTTATGAAGTAGCTTTTGGTCACGTACATATCAATAGTTGAATACGATGTGAAACATCTTaagttttgataaaacctttcaCAAATAAGTAGTGTCATTGCTATGTATATGACAggagatatatatttataacattaTAAAGAGATACTCAGACATTGTAAGTAAAAGTACTAATGTACTATATGCTATAATGTAACTATCATCAAGCTTCTATCCTTGGACAAATGTGAACATTCAAGTTGATTAGATGGAGATGTTATACGGGACACCTTTCCCAGTcaccccaggttcagaaaatgGTTTAAACAGCTCATACTGCAACAACCCTGCTCCATTTCGGCTCCTCAAATTAGGATCATTGTTTCTCGAGTCGATTATACTTTCAAGGTCTTGTATATTCCTTTTAAAATCTAAGAATGCAGCCTTTATAACTGGCTCATCCTTCCACGCAGGATTTGCGTTGACACCAATGTACTCTTCATCTGGAGAATGAGCTGATAGGATGTCATAAACGGACATTATTTTGGTAGCTTGAATTCGAGAAGGAAAGCAACGCAAGAGCACGTCCTTGGGGTTGTTTATGAATTCTTGCCACTCTTCTTTGGTTAGATCTTCATTAGGCATTTTAGCTCTTGCAATGGTTGGTCTGTTAGGAAAATACCCTGCATAATCATATTGACTAAAGTTGACTGCCGAATGATGGCCAGAACATACCCACATCATAGTTGAGACAACTCCAATCAAATCTTCTTGTGTTTTAAGTTGTGGCCACCATGGTTCATCTTTCTTGTCTCCATGGCCGACAGTTCGGATTTCAGTCCACCATGCTTGAAGTTCTTCATCAAATTCAACAAGTTCTGATTTTTGATAGTAGTGTTTGATATATGCATTAGCCCATTGTTTAATGCAATCCCAAAGAAGTAGACCATCATTTGCAAATGGGTAATCCTCAATTGCAAGTTTTaaacactacaagaaaaatgttaattagtgACGACTTTGCTTGGTAACgattaaaatttggtcactaataacctcaattagttaccattaagaaaaagtggtcaCTAAATTTGGCCACTATACAAACTTAGtggccaaaaaataacattttttcgtctctaaacaaaattagtcacgGACCTTTAGTGACGAAGAGTGACAAAAAGTGACCactta
Coding sequences within:
- the LOC122591885 gene encoding lipoxygenase 2, chloroplastic-like, which translates into the protein MAFEEAIEQKRLFVIDYHDLLLPYVNRVRELEGTTLYGSRMLMFLTSNGTLRPLAIELTRPPSDEKPQWKHVYTPCSDATGAWLWKLAKAHFLAHDSHHQVLISHWLRTHCVTEPYIIATNRHLSKMHPLHRLLSPHFRYTMLINGLARRALFNAGGIIESSFTLGKYVLELSSDVHAQQWRFDHEALPADLIRRGIAVEDQSAPHGFCLKLAIEDYPFANDGLLLWDCIKQWANAYIKHYYQKSELVEFDEELQAWWTEIRTVGHGDKKDEPWWPQLKTQEDLIGVVSTMMWVCSGHHSAVNFSQYDYAGYFPNRPTIARAKMPNEDLTKEEWQEFINNPKDVLLRCFPSRIQATKIMSVYDILSAHSPDEEYIGVNANPAWKDEPVIKAAFLDFKRNIQDLESIIDSRNNDPNLRSRNGAGLLQYELFKPFSEPGVTGKGVPYNISI